TGGGGCTACTGGGAGGGGCCAGGGATGGAGGTACCCGAGCTGGGAGATCCGGGGCTGGAGGTACCGGGAGTGGCCGGGAATGCGGGAACCGGGATGAGGGTACTGGGATGTGGCGCTGGGAGGGGCCGGGGACGATGAACCGGGCTGAgggcaccggggctgggggcatcAGGAGGGGCCGGGGATGCGGGATCTGATGTGAAGGTACCAGAGATGGGGCGCTgggaggggccggggccgggggcaccgggaggggctgggggcaccggAATGGGAAGGGACCGGGGGCACTGGGTCCGGGGCCACCGGGAGAGTTTGGGGCCACCGGAAGGGACTGGGGGAACCgggctgggatggggctgggggcaccggGACAGGGCGTGcccgggggaaggggggcacccgggggggggggcatagGGCCTGGGAGGGTTGGTGCAGGttttggggcgggggggcaccgTGCACTGCGGGGACACAACAGGGacatggggcagggggtggccaCGCGcccccatccccctgctccccccaccccaccaccagaAGAGGCTCCATCCACGGCTTCCACCACGCCGGACTCCACGGAGGGTGAGCAGGggcgaccccccccccccattttggGGTGCACCTTTGTTGAGGGGGGACCATGAGGATGACCCAACCCCCCCCTTCCTTGACCCCTCtgacgcccccccccccaaggtgGCAACGAGGAGTCGGACTTCCCCGAGCTGCAGGTGGCATCGGAGCCccccgaggaggaggaggaggaggaggatgaagatgGAGTGACAGCAGCAGGGGGGGAACCCCGGGGACCCCCCCCGGGAACTCACTTTCTCCTACATCGCCTTTCAAGGCGGGGGGTCCTCCAACGAGCCGGCCCCCCGCTGTCGTCGAGACTCCCGTCGGGGCCGCCCACCCCGCCTGAGCTCAGGACTCCCCGGGGGGCCCCTCCGGGGGCCGGACCCCCGCTTGGCTGCCAGAGCCCCCCCCAAACGTCCTGAGgagcccccgccccccctcgAGGGGCAGCTGGAGGTCGGGGGGGCCCTACCAGATTTGGGGGGCCCTGAGACTGAGGAGACCCTGATGAGC
The Falco rusticolus isolate bFalRus1 chromosome 21, bFalRus1.pri, whole genome shotgun sequence DNA segment above includes these coding regions:
- the LOC119140507 gene encoding reticulon-2-like — protein: MPVPGSRCRRPVADAGLGARPPGGPRPQPRPPAAALCPPRAPPWRCGDARRGRPGGNREPHAGAAAMGQVLGFAHCKEAPSTASTTPDSTEGGNEESDFPELQVASEPPEEEEEEEDEDGVTAAGGEPRGPPPGTHFLLHRLSRRGVLQRAGPPLSSRLPSGPPTPPELRTPRGAPPGAGPPLGCQSPPQTS